A section of the Ammospiza caudacuta isolate bAmmCau1 chromosome 28, bAmmCau1.pri, whole genome shotgun sequence genome encodes:
- the TIMM13 gene encoding mitochondrial import inner membrane translocase subunit Tim13 isoform X2, with translation MESGFGSDFGSGGGGGGKLDPGLIMEQVKVQIAVANAQELLQRMTDKCFRKCIGKPGGALDNSEQCIAMCMDRYMDSWNTVSRAYNSRLQRERANM, from the exons ATGGAGAGCGGCTTCGGCTCCGATTTCGGCTCCGGAGGAGGCGGCGGGGGGAAGCTGGACCCGGGGCTCATCATGGAGCAGGTGAAGGTGCAGATCGCCGTGGCCAACGCACAGGAGCTCTTGCAG CGGATGACGGACAAGTGCTTTCGGAAGTGCATCGGGAAGCCCGGCGGCGCCCTGGACAACTCCGAGCAG TGCATCGCCATGTGCATGGACCGGTACATGGACTCCTGGAACACAGTTTCGCGAGCCTACAATTCTCGGCTGCAGCGAGAGAGAGCCAACATGTGA
- the TIMM13 gene encoding mitochondrial import inner membrane translocase subunit Tim13 isoform X1, whose protein sequence is MESGFGSDFGSGGGGGGKLDPGLIMEQVKVQIAVANAQELLQRMTDKCFRKCIGKPGGALDNSEQKCIAMCMDRYMDSWNTVSRAYNSRLQRERANM, encoded by the exons ATGGAGAGCGGCTTCGGCTCCGATTTCGGCTCCGGAGGAGGCGGCGGGGGGAAGCTGGACCCGGGGCTCATCATGGAGCAGGTGAAGGTGCAGATCGCCGTGGCCAACGCACAGGAGCTCTTGCAG CGGATGACGGACAAGTGCTTTCGGAAGTGCATCGGGAAGCCCGGCGGCGCCCTGGACAACTCCGAGCAG AAGTGCATCGCCATGTGCATGGACCGGTACATGGACTCCTGGAACACAGTTTCGCGAGCCTACAATTCTCGGCTGCAGCGAGAGAGAGCCAACATGTGA